The following are encoded in a window of Nitrospirota bacterium genomic DNA:
- a CDS encoding YedE-related selenium metabolism membrane protein, with the protein MSSFKNFFATKWGIIGVGIFIGILAPLLQKLGNPGNMGICVACFDRDIAGALGLHRAAVVQYMRPEIIGFVLGSLVAAYLFKEFRPRAGSAPIVRFVLGIFAMIGALVFLGCPWRALLRLAGGDWNAILGLSGLVTGIWIGTRFLKGGYNLGRTQQTYTSVGWIFPLVMLGFLIMMLIDPQVEGQSRSKILFYSLKGPGSMHAPLFISLIVGLGVGFLAQRSRFCTMGAFRDLILFRQSHLFLGVLSLVIAAFATNLILKQFHPGFAGQPVAHTMHIWNFAGMALAGLAFALAGGCPGRQLFLAGEGDGDAAVFVSGMIVGAGFAHNFGLASSPNGVGPNGIIAVIIGLGVCLFIGITMRKQAS; encoded by the coding sequence ATGTCATCATTTAAAAACTTCTTTGCAACAAAATGGGGAATCATTGGAGTTGGGATATTCATCGGTATCTTAGCACCTCTGTTACAAAAACTTGGCAATCCTGGGAATATGGGAATTTGTGTTGCCTGTTTTGACCGTGATATCGCAGGCGCTCTCGGTCTGCACAGAGCTGCTGTTGTACAGTATATGCGTCCAGAGATAATAGGCTTCGTCCTCGGCTCATTGGTAGCGGCATATCTTTTTAAAGAATTCAGACCAAGAGCAGGATCTGCACCTATTGTCCGGTTTGTTTTAGGTATCTTTGCAATGATTGGAGCCCTGGTATTTCTCGGTTGTCCATGGCGAGCCTTGCTACGCCTCGCTGGCGGCGACTGGAATGCTATTCTTGGTTTATCCGGCCTCGTAACAGGCATCTGGATAGGCACAAGGTTTCTAAAAGGCGGTTATAATTTAGGGCGCACTCAACAGACATACACATCTGTAGGATGGATTTTCCCATTAGTTATGCTTGGATTTCTTATAATGATGCTCATTGATCCCCAGGTAGAAGGACAGAGCAGAAGCAAAATTCTTTTCTATAGTCTTAAAGGTCCGGGCTCAATGCACGCCCCTCTTTTTATTTCTCTTATAGTTGGCCTCGGCGTGGGGTTTCTGGCACAACGAAGCCGTTTTTGTACAATGGGTGCATTCCGAGATCTAATTTTATTCAGGCAGTCACATCTTTTTTTAGGAGTTCTCAGCTTAGTCATAGCAGCATTTGCTACAAATCTGATTCTCAAGCAATTTCACCCCGGTTTCGCCGGTCAACCTGTAGCACATACTATGCATATCTGGAATTTTGCAGGGATGGCACTTGCAGGTCTCGCTTTTGCCCTTGCTGGAGGTTGTCCGGGTCGTCAGCTCTTTCTGGCAGGGGAAGGAGATGGAGATGCTGCGGTATTTGTTTCAGGGATGATCGTCGGAGCTGGTTTTGCCCATAACTTCGGGCTGGCAAGCTCTCCCAACGGAGTTGGGCCTAACGGCATTATTGCAGTAATTATAGGATTGGGAGTTTGTCTGTTTATAGGAATCACAATGAGAAAACAAGCATCATAA
- a CDS encoding response regulator transcription factor yields the protein MIKILIADDHTMFREGLKRIIAEYPDLIVSDEARNGNEVIEKIFNNDFDIILLDIAMPGLNGLEVLKQLKKEKPKMPVLIITAHPEEQYAVRVMKAGASGYIMKESAPDELIKAIRKISQGRKYITSSLAEKLAFEIQEDAQKPAHEILSDREYQVLLMIASGKTVSQIGKELFLSVKTVSSYRTRILEKMKMKTNAELTHYVIKNNLLP from the coding sequence ATGATAAAGATACTCATTGCAGATGATCATACGATGTTTCGGGAAGGGTTGAAACGTATCATCGCAGAATATCCTGATTTGATTGTTTCTGATGAAGCAAGAAATGGAAATGAAGTTATAGAAAAAATTTTTAATAATGATTTTGATATAATCCTGCTTGATATCGCTATGCCAGGTTTGAATGGCCTTGAAGTTCTTAAACAGTTAAAAAAAGAAAAGCCAAAAATGCCTGTGCTGATTATAACTGCGCATCCTGAAGAACAATATGCAGTTCGAGTAATGAAAGCAGGTGCATCTGGATATATTATGAAAGAGAGTGCTCCTGATGAACTGATTAAAGCTATTCGTAAAATCTCTCAAGGCAGAAAGTATATTACATCTTCTCTTGCAGAAAAATTAGCTTTTGAAATTCAAGAAGATGCTCAAAAGCCTGCTCATGAAATACTTTCAGACCGTGAATACCAGGTTCTACTTATGATTGCTTCAGGAAAGACAGTATCACAAATCGGGAAAGAACTCTTTCTAAGTGTAAAAACTGTGAGCAGTTACAGAACGCGCATTTTAGAAAAAATGAAGATGAAAACAAATGCAGAATTAACTCATTATGTAATAAAAAACAACCTGCTACCATGA
- a CDS encoding thiazole biosynthesis protein: MKLNESIITKSIIERFFRKLIDNVITDVAIVGGGPSGLVAGYFLTKAGKKVVLYERKLSVGGGMWGGGMLFNEIVVQEDALGILEEFGIKYRKFKKNYYTADSIEAISTLISRTVKAGLTIFNCISAEDVMMRASRVIGLVLNWTPVQIARFHVDPLAVRSRFIIDATGHDAEVVRLVQNKVPGNLNTPSGKIEGEKSMWADKAEILTLENTREVFSGLYVAGMAANATFGGPRMGPIFGGMLLSGEKVAGLILNAFEDASKKS, encoded by the coding sequence ATGAAACTAAATGAATCAATAATAACAAAATCAATTATTGAACGGTTTTTTAGGAAGTTAATCGATAATGTTATTACAGACGTGGCGATTGTTGGGGGAGGACCTTCAGGTTTAGTTGCTGGGTACTTTCTGACAAAGGCTGGAAAAAAAGTAGTGCTTTATGAACGCAAATTGAGTGTTGGTGGAGGAATGTGGGGTGGTGGCATGCTGTTTAATGAGATAGTGGTTCAAGAAGATGCATTGGGAATTCTTGAGGAATTTGGTATTAAATATCGAAAGTTCAAGAAAAACTATTATACAGCAGATTCTATCGAGGCAATATCTACTCTAATTTCCAGAACTGTGAAGGCAGGCTTGACTATATTCAATTGTATAAGCGCTGAGGACGTAATGATGCGTGCTTCCCGTGTGATAGGCTTAGTATTGAATTGGACACCGGTCCAGATTGCAAGATTTCACGTTGATCCTCTGGCTGTTCGTTCACGATTCATTATAGATGCAACAGGTCATGATGCTGAGGTTGTCAGGTTAGTCCAGAATAAAGTCCCTGGGAACCTTAATACACCAAGTGGTAAGATTGAAGGAGAAAAGTCAATGTGGGCAGATAAAGCAGAAATCTTGACACTTGAAAACACACGAGAAGTTTTTTCTGGTCTGTATGTTGCAGGAATGGCTGCTAATGCAACTTTTGGAGGGCCACGTATGGGTCCGATTTTTGGAGGAATGCTTCTTTCAGGAGAGAAGGTAGCAGGACTAATCTTGAATGCCTTCGAAGATGCATCCAAGAAAAGCTGA
- a CDS encoding DUF3343 domain-containing protein, producing the protein MPLFKMFKKKVKIESESNKQDRGILVFENTSEVIRAENILKTDGWEIRVMGPPPEIRTGCDLVIEFPLIEELNILRRLEDYKLKPLNVVPVSNALLKPIDLFHIKDFGQYLMVRAANMKITVDKNNLTIVNISGGGCPDVPYLASEMVGKHLAQSPSPKSIGHTLCGYALQLAYEEIKKKCLL; encoded by the coding sequence ATGCCTTTATTCAAGATGTTTAAGAAAAAAGTTAAAATTGAGTCTGAATCAAACAAGCAGGATAGAGGTATACTCGTATTTGAAAATACAAGCGAAGTTATAAGAGCAGAAAATATTCTCAAAACAGATGGCTGGGAGATAAGAGTTATGGGACCTCCTCCTGAAATACGAACTGGATGTGATCTTGTAATTGAATTCCCCTTGATTGAGGAACTAAATATCTTAAGAAGGCTTGAGGATTATAAATTAAAACCTCTTAATGTGGTACCTGTAAGTAATGCTTTACTCAAACCTATAGATTTGTTCCATATAAAAGACTTCGGACAATATCTTATGGTGAGGGCAGCAAATATGAAAATTACTGTTGATAAAAATAATCTGACAATTGTGAATATTTCAGGAGGTGGATGCCCTGATGTTCCCTATCTGGCAAGTGAAATGGTCGGCAAACACCTTGCTCAATCACCTTCTCCAAAATCTATAGGTCATACGCTTTGTGGCTATGCTTTGCAATTGGCATATGAAGAGATAAAGAAAAAATGCTTGCTGTAG
- a CDS encoding sulfurtransferase TusA family protein, translating into MSSTVDARGLSCPQPVLMTLDEIKNVKKGEIVVMVDTDTSKENVSRAAKTQGWEVVEIKPEGEGYRLTIRKD; encoded by the coding sequence ATGAGCAGTACTGTTGATGCAAGAGGGTTGTCTTGCCCCCAACCTGTTTTAATGACTCTGGATGAAATCAAGAATGTTAAAAAAGGTGAAATAGTTGTCATGGTAGATACTGATACATCAAAGGAAAATGTAAGTCGTGCAGCAAAAACACAGGGTTGGGAAGTTGTTGAGATAAAACCGGAAGGGGAAGGATACCGGCTTACAATACGAAAGGATTAA
- a CDS encoding tetratricopeptide repeat protein: MFDITIFVEKWWLLISALLGILAMIIIYAFYRSRKNISVHEEKDYIEKLKRDTKAIYEQIKQSEKAFQENVMLQLKDMNEKMKILEGQCKEKSIHQKLPEIEDKGKSEKLHNTLHILFPQLKLLEKLEQYKQISLSANEIRDSILQILEKTQIFPEKIDLYVTVDREKKFGFFEKSICTLLSHRIYDIEKNLNILVGNESVYVILGNLQYENSDFLRAKEYYQKAIEVKPLFALAWNNLCMSLIRINKNQEALAAIERYLELEPQDVRAWHIKGMVLDRLERYEEALTAFDRALELNPHDARTWYSSGLVLGHLSRYEEALKAYDNAIELEPNSPDLWHSKGFTLIQLGLPEKALKAYDRAIKLKPIPDAWYNKGLALGRLGRYEDALKAFEMALDLKPDFHEAWYNKACLYSLKGDKTNALSDLSKAIMINPACKIMAKEDEEFRNLIEDEDFKKIVE; the protein is encoded by the coding sequence ATGTTTGACATAACAATCTTTGTAGAAAAATGGTGGTTACTAATATCAGCTCTTCTTGGTATTTTGGCTATGATTATTATCTATGCGTTTTATAGGAGTCGAAAGAATATATCTGTTCATGAAGAGAAAGATTATATAGAAAAACTGAAAAGGGATACTAAAGCAATATATGAACAGATAAAACAGAGTGAGAAAGCATTTCAAGAAAATGTTATGTTACAGCTAAAAGATATGAATGAAAAAATGAAGATTCTCGAGGGTCAATGTAAAGAAAAAAGCATACATCAGAAGCTACCAGAAATAGAAGATAAAGGAAAGAGCGAAAAGCTTCATAATACTTTACATATTCTTTTCCCTCAATTAAAGCTTCTTGAAAAATTAGAACAATATAAACAGATTTCTCTAAGTGCAAATGAAATTCGCGATAGTATTTTGCAGATATTAGAGAAAACTCAGATATTTCCAGAGAAGATAGATTTATATGTAACAGTTGACAGAGAGAAGAAGTTTGGATTCTTCGAAAAAAGCATATGCACCTTGCTTTCACATAGGATTTACGACATTGAAAAAAATTTAAATATACTTGTTGGAAATGAATCAGTTTATGTAATTCTTGGAAACTTACAGTATGAAAATAGCGATTTTCTTAGAGCAAAAGAATATTATCAGAAAGCAATTGAGGTGAAACCTTTATTTGCTCTTGCATGGAACAATTTATGTATGTCTCTTATTCGAATAAACAAGAATCAAGAGGCGCTTGCTGCTATTGAAAGATATCTGGAATTAGAGCCGCAGGATGTGCGGGCATGGCATATCAAAGGAATGGTACTTGATAGGCTTGAGCGTTATGAAGAGGCTCTTACAGCATTCGATAGGGCATTAGAATTAAATCCTCACGATGCACGCACATGGTACAGCAGCGGGTTAGTTTTAGGGCATCTAAGTCGTTATGAAGAAGCTCTCAAAGCATATGATAATGCGATTGAACTGGAACCCAATTCCCCAGACCTCTGGCATAGTAAAGGTTTTACACTTATTCAATTAGGTCTTCCTGAGAAAGCCTTAAAAGCTTATGACCGGGCGATTAAACTGAAGCCCATTCCAGATGCATGGTATAACAAAGGGTTAGCACTCGGAAGGCTTGGAAGATACGAGGATGCATTAAAAGCCTTTGAGATGGCACTTGATTTAAAACCTGATTTCCATGAGGCGTGGTACAACAAAGCATGTCTTTATTCTTTAAAAGGGGATAAAACCAATGCCCTGTCAGATCTGTCGAAAGCCATTATGATAAATCCTGCCTGTAAAATTATGGCAAAAGAAGATGAGGAATTTAGAAATCTAATTGAAGATGAGGATTTCAAAAAAATTGTGGAATAG
- a CDS encoding response regulator transcription factor, whose amino-acid sequence MKVLIADDSAEIRKRLSNMILNIQKVDLIEQADNVEEAIQIIQNSKPDVVILDIQMSGGNGIDVLSTITKKNNYPVVIMLTNYPYPQYRDLCFEYGADFFFDKSDEFEKVSEIFLHISLTSIQKNKKDKNIKGEDIYDGKINDKYERTKISMDETEN is encoded by the coding sequence ATGAAAGTTCTTATTGCAGATGACTCTGCAGAAATCCGAAAAAGGCTTAGTAATATGATTTTGAATATTCAAAAAGTTGATTTAATAGAACAAGCTGATAATGTTGAAGAGGCAATACAAATAATTCAGAATTCTAAACCAGATGTTGTTATTCTCGACATACAGATGTCCGGAGGAAATGGAATAGATGTTTTATCAACAATAACAAAGAAAAACAATTATCCAGTTGTGATAATGCTTACAAATTATCCCTATCCACAGTATCGTGACTTATGCTTCGAATACGGTGCAGATTTCTTTTTTGACAAATCGGATGAATTCGAAAAGGTCTCTGAAATCTTTCTTCATATTTCATTAACAAGCATTCAGAAAAATAAAAAGGACAAAAATATAAAAGGGGAGGATATATATGATGGCAAAATTAATGATAAATATGAGAGAACAAAAATTTCTATGGATGAAACAGAAAACTGA
- a CDS encoding sugar kinase — translation MLAVVGTIPQNNFPLVSGAILIQNNKLHIQNHSFAINRGTPALIAAAIKTLDFMGKPGLSAYLAGDVGLGDGSRRLYKFLTEHIGSANFTTITFHYLQPDVDWCNKVIFAIEEMAFRPVLIADAGFMYMVKMSGNAPLFDLFTPDVGELAFLADEEAPHPFYTRGFILHEENFVPDLIKRAYLHENAARYLLVKGKQDYITDKEGIIAVVNSPDEPALEPIGGTGDVITGIVSALIESGLEIGNASVIAARTNRLAGYHSMPTPATQVSEIIEHIPRALETVLNSTDSFDILKSV, via the coding sequence ATGCTTGCTGTAGTTGGAACAATCCCTCAAAATAATTTCCCCCTTGTTTCAGGTGCAATCTTAATACAAAATAACAAGCTGCATATTCAAAATCATTCCTTTGCCATTAACAGAGGAACACCAGCCCTGATTGCAGCAGCAATCAAAACACTTGACTTCATGGGCAAGCCAGGTCTCTCTGCTTATCTTGCAGGAGATGTTGGTTTAGGAGACGGCAGCCGACGCCTTTATAAGTTTCTGACAGAGCATATTGGATCAGCAAATTTTACGACAATTACATTCCATTATTTACAACCTGACGTTGACTGGTGTAATAAAGTGATCTTTGCGATTGAAGAAATGGCATTTCGTCCTGTTTTAATTGCTGATGCAGGATTTATGTACATGGTAAAAATGAGCGGCAATGCACCTTTGTTTGATCTATTCACACCTGATGTAGGAGAACTTGCTTTTTTGGCAGATGAAGAAGCACCACATCCATTTTATACAAGAGGTTTTATTCTGCACGAGGAAAATTTTGTTCCTGATTTAATTAAACGCGCATATTTACACGAAAATGCCGCACGTTATCTGCTCGTAAAAGGCAAACAGGATTATATTACCGATAAGGAAGGGATCATCGCGGTCGTGAACAGCCCCGATGAACCAGCTCTGGAACCTATAGGTGGTACGGGTGATGTCATTACAGGGATTGTCTCTGCCCTCATAGAGTCTGGATTAGAAATAGGTAATGCATCTGTCATTGCTGCACGGACAAACAGACTTGCAGGATATCACTCTATGCCAACTCCTGCCACTCAGGTTTCAGAAATTATCGAGCACATCCCACGTGCTCTTGAGACTGTTTTAAATTCAACAGATAGTTTTGATATACTAAAAAGTGTTTAG
- the selD gene encoding selenide, water dikinase SelD, whose translation MPKKVVELPKLAEQARAAGUASKISPGDLIDILDGLPSEKDPNLLVGMDTSDDAGIYRLTDEIALIQTLDFFTPIVNNPYDFGRIAAANSLSDVYAMGGKPLTAMNIVCFPIKEMDKSILRSILEGGLEVIHKAGAILVGGHSVEDPELKYGLSVTGVVHPEKFLTNAGAKAGDLLVLTKPLGTGVLATALKGKMLENTTTSVITELMATLNKDASEVMVEIGVNACTDITGFGLLGHALEMSVASKVCFRIYADKVPIIPEAQTFATMGMVPAGSFSNQKYCSKHLEIKPSIDPILLDLLSDAQTSGGLLISIPLEKADLLVHKLKEKGTPAANIIGEVLTKPAGMIQVW comes from the coding sequence ATGCCAAAAAAAGTTGTAGAACTGCCTAAGCTTGCAGAACAAGCACGTGCTGCGGGTTGAGCTTCAAAAATAAGTCCGGGAGACTTAATAGATATTCTGGACGGTCTGCCTTCCGAAAAAGATCCAAATCTTTTAGTAGGAATGGATACAAGTGATGATGCGGGAATATATCGTCTTACTGATGAAATTGCGTTGATACAGACACTGGATTTTTTTACTCCTATTGTAAATAACCCTTATGATTTCGGAAGGATCGCTGCTGCCAATTCGTTAAGTGATGTCTATGCAATGGGAGGCAAACCACTGACTGCTATGAATATCGTATGTTTTCCCATAAAGGAAATGGACAAATCAATCCTTCGTTCTATTCTCGAAGGTGGTCTTGAGGTCATCCATAAAGCCGGTGCAATTCTGGTAGGTGGACACAGTGTAGAAGATCCGGAATTAAAATATGGACTTTCTGTAACTGGAGTTGTTCACCCGGAAAAATTTCTGACCAATGCAGGAGCTAAAGCCGGAGATCTTCTTGTTCTAACAAAGCCATTGGGGACAGGAGTTCTTGCAACCGCGTTAAAAGGTAAAATGCTTGAAAATACTACAACTTCTGTAATTACCGAGCTAATGGCTACCTTGAATAAGGATGCTTCTGAAGTTATGGTGGAGATCGGGGTTAATGCATGCACAGATATCACTGGCTTCGGGCTTTTGGGGCATGCCCTCGAAATGTCTGTAGCAAGTAAGGTATGTTTTAGAATATACGCTGATAAGGTGCCTATAATTCCAGAAGCTCAAACATTTGCAACTATGGGCATGGTTCCTGCAGGCAGTTTTTCTAACCAGAAATACTGTTCTAAACATCTGGAAATTAAACCTTCAATTGACCCAATCCTCTTAGACCTACTATCTGATGCACAAACATCAGGAGGATTATTAATATCTATTCCTTTAGAAAAAGCAGACCTGCTCGTTCATAAATTAAAGGAAAAAGGCACACCTGCAGCCAATATAATAGGGGAAGTATTAACAAAACCTGCTGGAATGATTCAGGTTTGGTAA